One Mangrovimonas cancribranchiae DNA segment encodes these proteins:
- a CDS encoding RNA polymerase sigma factor translates to MTLTHQNIEQLIKLCKVGNQLAQLEIYNRYHKAMYNISYRIVKNDFVAEDIMQDAFLTAFTKLNSLNDINTFGAWLKRIVVNKSIYHFNKNSKYQNVPFDDVAFKIEEDSSIDNSSENFSQLKAKEILKTMNSLKENYRIALTLHLIEGYDYEEICDIMNLSYANCRTTISRAKASLRQKLEPMVN, encoded by the coding sequence TTGACACTAACCCATCAAAATATCGAACAGCTTATTAAGCTTTGCAAAGTAGGTAACCAACTTGCGCAATTGGAAATCTACAACAGGTACCACAAAGCTATGTATAACATAAGCTATAGGATTGTAAAAAACGATTTTGTCGCAGAAGACATTATGCAAGATGCCTTTTTAACGGCATTTACAAAACTTAATAGCCTAAACGATATAAACACATTTGGTGCTTGGTTAAAACGTATTGTAGTAAACAAAAGTATTTATCATTTTAATAAAAATAGTAAATACCAAAACGTTCCTTTTGATGATGTTGCTTTTAAAATTGAAGAAGACTCGAGTATAGATAATAGCTCTGAGAATTTTTCACAACTAAAAGCTAAAGAAATTCTTAAAACAATGAATTCGCTTAAAGAAAACTATAGAATTGCTTTAACCCTACATTTAATTGAAGGATACGATTACGAGGAAATATGTGATATTATGAATTTGTCTTACGCTAATTGCAGAACAACTATTTCTAGAGCTAAAGCTAGTTTAAGACAAAAGTTAGAACCTATGGTTAATTAA